One genomic region from Oryzias melastigma strain HK-1 linkage group LG19, ASM292280v2, whole genome shotgun sequence encodes:
- the LOC112154248 gene encoding histone H5 encodes MAETSSAPSKAKKTAKAKKTASHPKYSDMIKAAIVHDASRSGASRQSIQKYVRKNYKVGDNADVQIKMALKRLVASGMLRHTKGIGASGSFRLTKPEDAKKSSGKAAASAKPKKVAKPKPAKKAAKPKKVSKTPEKPKKAPAKKVKKVAKKASPVKAKKAPAKKPKAAKAKAKPAKKAAKPKAKTPKKAAKTSKKK; translated from the coding sequence atggCGGAGACGTCAAGTGCTCCATCAAAAGCCAAAAAGACGGCGAAGGCTAAAAAAACCGCTTCTCATCCCAAATACTCGGACATGATCAAAGCGGCTATTGTCCACGACGCGAGCCGGAGCGGAGCGTCCCGCCAGTCCATCCAGAAGTACGTCCGGAAGAACTACAAAGTGGGCGACAACGCCGACGTCCAGATCAAAATGGCCCTAAAAAGGCTGGTGGCTTCTGGGATGCTGCGCCACACCAAAGGCATCGGAGCGTCCGGCTCCTTCCGCCTCACCAAACCGGAGGACGCCAAAAAGTCCAGCGGCAAGGCGGCCGCCTCCGCCAAACCCAAGAAAGTAGCAAAACCCAAGCCGGCCAAGAAGGCAGCCAAGCCCAAAAAGGTCTCCAAGACCCCGGAGAAGCCCAAGAAGGCACCTGCGAAGAAAGTCAAAAAGGTGGCCAAGAAGGCGTCTCCGGTGAAAGCCAAGAAAGCTCCGGCGAAGAAGCCCAAGGCGGCCAAAGCCAAGGCAAAGCCGGCCAAGAAAGCAGCCAAACCCAAGGCGAAGACCCCCAAGAAGGCAGCAAAGACCTCCAAAAAGAAGTGA